The DNA segment TAATGACTAACTTTTCTTATTTCCAACTCGTCATCTTTCACAATGGATGTTTACTTCTGCAGAAATGCTACTCTGCTTTTGCATGCTCATAGTTACACAGGAATATTGACACAATGCCGAATTTGAGAGTTTTTAGCCGATGATTTAATTTCGCATATTCCCACTACCTAGTGTGAGCTCAAGATCATCAATTCCAACCTCGTGAATCATCTCCCCTTCCCATGGCTTCACCGCCATATTCACCAACCCAAAATCTATGCCCTTTCCCTTGTCTGATGTGGCATCCTTGGAAGGAACTTGTCGAGCAGCAGGCTTCACAAGGTTAAAAGTTGGCGAAGTTGGAACAACATTGACTGCATTAGCATATGCTTGAAAGTTCATCCATTTCAAGGAATCTATAGTCGAGGTGTCTGACAACTCGTCGCACTCGGGTATAGTAGCTGGTGTAAAACGATGAGCACGAGTTGGACTGGCTGGGGCGGATGCAGCAAAGAAAGGGATATTAAATGCAGACATGGATTCTTTAGCAAGAGTTTCCAAAGTGAGAGTTTGCTTTTGGATTCTTGTGGGGGAGGAAAGAGGTGGGGTGACGGGAGCACTGTTTGATATTCGGAGAGATGGAAGAGCAGTAGGGAGCGAATTAAGGAGGTATGCGAATGGGTGAGGAGGAGCATTGGCATCATGGCGAGACGGGCTGGGGAATGAGGAGGAAGATGGGCTCGGCTGATACGAAGGAATCGGACTAGCAAAATATGAAGACGGAGGGCTTGGATTTCTTGAAGAACACGGGGTAATATTAGTTGAGGTCCCTCCTACTTCCATTGGACATGGCTTGCATCCCTGTACATAATTGACGCATAAACTCAGATTCTCCAGCAATCTACAATTCAACGAACTTCACAGAGAAAAAAGACCATACAAGGGAGAGTACACTTGATGCAAATGAGGCAGTAGAAAAAAATCTGATCATAGTTTAATGAAGTTTTTctccaaaaatattattgaaagtATAATTAGCTATCAAAATCTCACGAAGTGACAAGATTAATTTTTTCGgctgaatttaaaaaaaaaaacagaaacagagggaaatgCAACAAAAATGAGAATATCAGATCAGGATAgaacttttattttttctcaTGTAAATTCTAAAAACAGTGGATTACAGATACTGAACAAGTTGATCCACTTCTAAAAATGCCTATCCCTTTCAGATTAATAGGAAGAAAAAGTAGGAAAATAGCTAGAAACAACAATAAAGAAAACACCAGCCATGATCCAAACATAGGAAACGGGAACATATCTTGAACTCACAGATCTACACAAATCCAAGAATAGCCCATTGCCAAAACTTAAAAATCACCTTCAATAGGAGAGATCCCACAAATAAAATCAGCGCCCCAGActccaaaaaagaaaataagttaCGTTACCTTGCGATAAGTTGTGCCATCGGGCTCAACGATCCAACCAGCTTCAGCACAAAGAGCTTTCAGCACTTCATTGTTGTCACAGTGCTTAGGCAGATTATAATTCCCCTGCGCCCTTAACCCCGAATAAATCTTGGCCGCAATTGCTCTCCTCCGCCTCTCTCTTCTCCTGTTATTCTCTCTTTCTCTCCAAGATGGCTTCCTCCTCCCCGCTCCATCACCTCCACCGCCGCCATCCCCGCAGCCTCCGCCACTTCCACCGGCTCCCCCAGCTGCCGACGACGAAGCCGTCGATCCTCCGGCTTCCCACATCATTTTCAGGGATTCTCCTTTCCAAAATGAAGCCTTTTCTCTCTGTGATTATATATAAACCTGCGTGCTTATATAATAATTGGAGGATTGTAGTAGGCTAGACCGTAGAGTACTCACGAGGAGTACGCTTCTTCCCCGAGTGTGGAAGAATCTGTGTGTTTCTGTGTTAAAGGGTTtctattatattaaaataaattaataaatatacaaataataataataataataataataataataataataattagagCAAGTTTAAACTGTAAATAAATGCAGTCTACTGAAACTTTTGGCGAAAAATAATATATCTGCAATTCAGTTTCACCCGGTGGGGCCATCCCCTCAagattattttcttatatttataattaaattttatttaataaaaaaaattgttatatatatatatatatatgtatatatttaacaACAAAAgagtttaaataatattatttagttTTAGTGCACTTGTGATTTAGTACGCGAAGAAAAAAATAAGCACAAACTAATTTGTGAAACATATGTTTAATTCGATCCGATTCatgataaatattattatttttataataatatagatcgaataaatatttcttatgaatataaatttataacgTACTATT comes from the Primulina huaijiensis isolate GDHJ02 chromosome 8, ASM1229523v2, whole genome shotgun sequence genome and includes:
- the LOC140983253 gene encoding protein BRASSINAZOLE-RESISTANT 1-like, with the protein product MMWEAGGSTASSSAAGGAGGSGGGCGDGGGGGDGAGRRKPSWRERENNRRRERRRRAIAAKIYSGLRAQGNYNLPKHCDNNEVLKALCAEAGWIVEPDGTTYRKGCKPCPMEVGGTSTNITPCSSRNPSPPSSYFASPIPSYQPSPSSSSFPSPSRHDANAPPHPFAYLLNSLPTALPSLRISNSAPVTPPLSSPTRIQKQTLTLETLAKESMSAFNIPFFAASAPASPTRAHRFTPATIPECDELSDTSTIDSLKWMNFQAYANAVNVVPTSPTFNLVKPAARQVPSKDATSDKGKGIDFGLVNMAVKPWEGEMIHEVGIDDLELTLGSGNMRN